A window of Bacteroidia bacterium contains these coding sequences:
- a CDS encoding CocE/NonD family hydrolase, with protein sequence MLALLNGTGGVPGVSVEIRNIIPFTNDTSYNSVTFDVPAFGTPLVKGLDNFEIDSIPFRDFLNEYDIPNVRFYVVGPNGDGVAENQGMGNYWLGTDTFPLQSPWVTNVKCYLHPDGSFDLPSQVNPPSNVEDQFNIYVHDPDDPLRTCGGGNMIEQTPDGTRDSQGQMDFTSDQNRPFCLDRPGILAYTSPEVQDSLCIIGFPTATIYAKSNPGGANTGDPTDTDFFVRVLDVYPDGREFFVAEGGVNARAREYVRGLVEHPEWDQEIPYPIDTIPFSNIETGKIYEYKFKMLPLGYTWGKGHKMKILISSSNFDRFQVNPNIPMNDGEFFRRKPGDGQTYTYQGVEYSPRVAVQRIAFSAEHPCNIEFPVYTQQYVNVPDLSNNHNTGLDALVYPNPTAGDLSIFPTKPGKYQVTILSITGTVVAKLDNQTEETIRLDASKLGAGIYLIEIANQVNGERIVKKFTKE encoded by the coding sequence CCGGGGGTGTCGGTTGAAATTCGTAATATTATTCCTTTTACTAATGATACATCCTACAATTCTGTAACCTTTGATGTTCCGGCTTTTGGAACACCCTTGGTGAAAGGTTTAGATAATTTTGAAATTGATTCTATTCCTTTTCGTGACTTTTTGAATGAGTATGATATTCCTAATGTTAGGTTTTATGTAGTTGGTCCTAATGGAGATGGGGTTGCAGAAAACCAAGGAATGGGCAATTACTGGCTTGGTACCGATACTTTTCCATTGCAATCGCCTTGGGTAACTAATGTTAAGTGCTACTTGCATCCGGATGGTTCATTCGATTTACCTTCTCAAGTGAATCCACCTAGCAATGTTGAAGATCAGTTTAATATTTATGTACATGATCCGGATGATCCTTTGAGAACTTGTGGAGGCGGAAATATGATTGAGCAAACCCCGGATGGAACCAGGGATAGCCAAGGTCAAATGGATTTTACTTCCGATCAAAATAGACCTTTTTGTTTAGATCGTCCTGGAATTTTGGCGTATACTTCACCTGAAGTGCAAGATTCATTGTGTATTATAGGTTTTCCAACCGCGACTATTTATGCAAAATCCAACCCTGGAGGGGCAAATACCGGCGACCCAACTGATACCGATTTCTTCGTTCGAGTTTTGGATGTTTATCCGGATGGAAGAGAGTTTTTTGTTGCAGAAGGTGGCGTAAATGCCCGTGCCAGAGAATATGTAAGAGGATTGGTTGAACATCCTGAATGGGATCAAGAAATTCCTTACCCTATCGATACCATACCATTTTCTAATATTGAAACAGGAAAAATTTACGAATACAAATTCAAAATGCTTCCACTTGGTTATACCTGGGGAAAAGGGCATAAGATGAAAATACTTATCAGCAGTAGCAATTTTGACCGTTTCCAAGTTAATCCTAACATACCGATGAATGATGGAGAGTTTTTCCGTCGCAAACCGGGTGATGGACAAACTTATACTTACCAAGGGGTGGAATATTCGCCAAGAGTAGCTGTACAACGAATTGCATTTTCTGCAGAACATCCTTGTAACATCGAATTTCCGGTTTATACCCAACAATATGTTAATGTACCTGATCTTTCTAATAACCACAATACCGGATTGGATGCCTTGGTATATCCAAACCCTACTGCAGGTGATTTGAGTATTTTTCCTACAAAACCGGGAAAATATCAGGTAACTATTCTCTCCATTACAGGGACAGTAGTTGCTAAGCTCGATAATCAAACGGAAGAAACTATTCGTTTAGATGCATCTAAGCTTGGAGCAGGAATTTATTTGATTGAAATTGCCAATCAAGTAAATGGGGAAAGAATCGTTAAAAAGTTTACTAAAGAATAA
- a CDS encoding NupC/NupG family nucleoside CNT transporter, producing MDKFTGIIGVVLILGIAFALSNNKTKINYRLVLSGLLIQVVLAIFILKVPIGKEIFGWIGKAVTKLLAFSDKGADFVFGALVNHDFMEKAFGQGNSFIFFFKIIPTIIFVAVLVNIAYHIGLMQRVVAVMAKGVHFLMGVSGSEALSNVASAFVGQVEAQIMIKPYLKGMTKSELLASMAGSMACIAGGVMAVYISLGVPAEYLLAASLMAAPGSLVISKIIFPETEQSETQGTVQLEVQKAHSNLLDAISAGASEGLKVGLNVIAMLIGFIALIALVDYILGITGGWMNYPNLSLKTILGFIFSGFAWCMGVPYKDIFAAGELMGTKMVINEFVAYIDLSKVKSSLDSKTLVITSFALCGFANFSSIAIQVGGIGELAPSRRKDLASLGVKALIAGTLASYLSATLAGMLM from the coding sequence ATGGATAAATTTACAGGAATAATTGGAGTAGTTTTAATTCTTGGAATTGCATTTGCCCTTTCCAATAACAAAACAAAAATTAATTACCGATTGGTTCTTTCCGGTTTATTAATTCAAGTGGTTTTAGCCATTTTTATTTTAAAAGTGCCAATAGGAAAAGAGATTTTTGGATGGATAGGAAAGGCAGTTACTAAATTGTTAGCCTTTTCTGATAAAGGTGCCGATTTTGTTTTTGGGGCTTTGGTAAATCATGATTTTATGGAAAAGGCTTTTGGCCAGGGGAATAGTTTCATTTTCTTCTTTAAAATTATACCAACCATCATTTTTGTGGCTGTTTTGGTTAACATAGCCTATCATATAGGTTTAATGCAAAGAGTCGTAGCAGTTATGGCTAAAGGCGTGCATTTTCTTATGGGTGTGAGTGGTAGTGAAGCTTTGAGCAATGTAGCTTCAGCATTTGTAGGACAGGTGGAAGCCCAAATTATGATTAAGCCTTATTTGAAAGGCATGACCAAAAGTGAACTGTTAGCCAGCATGGCAGGTAGCATGGCCTGTATTGCAGGTGGAGTAATGGCCGTTTATATTTCACTGGGGGTTCCTGCCGAATATCTGCTGGCAGCCAGTTTAATGGCAGCACCCGGTTCTTTGGTAATTTCTAAGATTATTTTTCCTGAAACTGAACAAAGTGAAACCCAAGGTACGGTTCAACTGGAAGTTCAAAAAGCTCACTCCAATTTATTAGATGCTATTTCAGCCGGTGCAAGTGAAGGATTAAAAGTTGGATTGAATGTTATTGCTATGTTAATTGGATTTATTGCCCTAATTGCTTTGGTAGATTATATTTTAGGAATTACGGGTGGATGGATGAATTATCCAAATCTAAGTTTGAAAACAATTTTAGGATTTATTTTTTCCGGGTTTGCCTGGTGTATGGGTGTTCCATACAAAGATATTTTTGCTGCTGGGGAATTGATGGGTACTAAAATGGTAATCAATGAATTCGTAGCCTATATCGATCTTTCCAAAGTGAAAAGCTCCTTAGATTCTAAAACCTTGGTTATTACTAGTTTCGCTTTGTGCGGATTTGCAAATTTTAGTTCCATAGCCATTCAGGTGGGTGGAATTGGTGAATTAGCTCCTTCCAGAAGAAAAGACTTGGCTTCTTTGGGTGTTAAAGCCTTAATTGCCGGTACCTTAGCTTCTTACCTTTCTGCAACCTTGGCCGGTATGTTAATGTAA
- a CDS encoding T9SS type A sorting domain-containing protein: protein MRFIPLGLCFLAVVFISFTHPQGKSTGAPASSTGAPDEFTCNISGCHDDALTNQGDAQLYLTCSDFQQGLIPGKTYSIICSISKRNTQRFGFQLVALDEAGNQAGKFDLLESNRTQILYNDASLKDRQYVTYTYPGTKAVAEDLGQWTVYWTAPKHIAGKVSFYLAGVAANDDASDKGDEVYTFQKHVLPGNSIELLAFPNPFRNTLTIQWPFTQIQASLKIWNKEGVLVFEKEIPNALGQSQTLEEMNQLASGIYFLELSSGSFQASQKLIKE from the coding sequence ATGCGATTTATTCCACTTGGACTTTGCTTTCTGGCAGTTGTGTTCATTTCATTTACACATCCGCAAGGGAAAAGTACTGGCGCACCGGCCTCTAGCACTGGTGCCCCGGATGAATTTACCTGCAACATCTCCGGTTGTCACGACGATGCCCTTACCAACCAAGGAGATGCTCAGCTGTATTTAACTTGTTCCGACTTTCAACAAGGTTTGATTCCAGGGAAAACCTATTCTATTATCTGTTCAATTTCAAAAAGAAATACACAACGTTTCGGTTTCCAATTAGTAGCTTTGGATGAAGCAGGAAATCAAGCCGGTAAATTTGATTTGCTTGAATCAAATAGAACCCAAATCCTTTACAATGATGCTTCGCTTAAAGACCGACAATATGTAACTTATACCTACCCCGGAACAAAAGCTGTGGCTGAAGATTTAGGTCAGTGGACGGTTTATTGGACCGCTCCTAAACACATTGCCGGGAAAGTAAGTTTTTACTTAGCAGGGGTTGCAGCCAATGACGATGCCAGTGATAAAGGTGATGAGGTTTACACATTTCAAAAACATGTACTTCCTGGTAATTCAATTGAACTGCTTGCTTTCCCAAACCCATTTCGTAATACCTTGACCATTCAGTGGCCCTTTACTCAAATCCAAGCTTCCCTAAAAATATGGAATAAGGAAGGTGTTTTGGTGTTTGAAAAGGAAATCCCAAATGCCTTAGGACAAAGCCAAACCTTGGAAGAAATGAATCAGTTGGCTTCGGGAATCTATTTTCTAGAGTTGAGTTCAGGTTCATTTCAGGCAAGTCAAAAATTGATTAAAGAATGA
- a CDS encoding T9SS type A sorting domain-containing protein produces the protein MRKNLSLVSVCLVLISIGLMLSSFIPKTSGSHISCTGAPGELTCKQAGCHADATIEDDTLTNELVFGNHQNFYIPGQTYSIQIKVRKPGHDKFGFQIVALSEQDETNAGTIQVTDPVRTQLQDNATPPIEDRRYLTHTANGTIASPADSISWTFDWTAPSVDVGPIVFYYATNCTNHNNQNTGDELHLSTYRITSQGSGLDDYANSIRTYYDPIKKMLFTFGLPPSNGTATIFNSEGQTIIQLSLKGSADEIFHLPLLNGIYFIHFKWNQKEAIKRVVSF, from the coding sequence ATGAGAAAGAATTTAAGCTTAGTTTCGGTATGCCTGGTTTTGATTTCAATCGGACTAATGCTTTCTTCCTTTATTCCCAAAACGTCAGGATCTCATATTTCATGTACCGGTGCGCCCGGTGAATTAACTTGTAAACAAGCAGGATGCCATGCAGATGCAACTATTGAAGATGATACTTTAACCAATGAACTAGTCTTTGGAAATCATCAGAATTTCTACATTCCCGGGCAAACTTATTCCATCCAAATAAAGGTTAGGAAGCCCGGACATGATAAGTTTGGATTTCAAATTGTTGCGCTATCTGAACAAGATGAAACAAATGCAGGTACCATTCAGGTTACCGATCCTGTTAGAACTCAGTTGCAAGATAATGCAACTCCTCCCATCGAAGATCGCCGATATTTGACTCATACAGCAAATGGTACCATTGCTTCTCCTGCTGATTCCATTTCCTGGACCTTCGATTGGACGGCTCCAAGCGTTGATGTTGGACCTATTGTATTTTACTATGCCACTAACTGTACCAATCATAACAATCAAAATACGGGTGATGAATTACATCTTTCAACTTATAGAATTACAAGTCAGGGAAGCGGTTTAGATGACTATGCCAATTCCATCAGAACATACTATGACCCCATAAAGAAAATGCTTTTTACTTTCGGATTACCTCCGAGCAATGGTACTGCCACCATTTTTAATTCGGAAGGTCAAACCATAATTCAATTAAGTTTGAAAGGGAGTGCTGATGAAATCTTTCACTTACCTCTACTCAACGGAATTTACTTTATACATTTTAAATGGAATCAAAAGGAAGCGATTAAACGGGTCGTTTCCTTCTGA
- a CDS encoding holo-ACP synthase: MILGTGIDMIEVERVKSLVDKGEITQQRFFHSGEITYCNSQKNYAESFAARFAAKEALFKALGTGWREGMAWHEIEIRLDELGKPHLFLHGETLKKAESMGVQKTHVSLSHIKETAIAMVVLEK; encoded by the coding sequence ATGATTCTCGGAACAGGCATAGACATGATTGAAGTGGAAAGAGTAAAATCTTTGGTTGACAAAGGCGAAATTACTCAACAACGCTTTTTTCATTCAGGCGAAATTACTTATTGCAACTCCCAAAAGAACTATGCAGAAAGTTTTGCAGCCAGGTTTGCAGCGAAGGAGGCCTTATTTAAAGCTTTGGGAACCGGTTGGAGAGAAGGAATGGCTTGGCATGAAATTGAAATCCGATTAGATGAATTAGGAAAACCTCATCTGTTCCTTCATGGGGAAACACTAAAAAAGGCCGAATCCATGGGAGTTCAGAAAACTCATGTAAGTTTAAGTCATATCAAAGAAACTGCCATTGCCATGGTAGTCTTGGAAAAATAG
- a CDS encoding lysozyme translates to MAISQKSIDLIKHYESLHDGDLSKIGIQPKMDPLGIWTIGWGHAIFDPISGRFVKEAANKKRAEELFPDFNLQQAEDLLKRDLSTYEIEVRKLVPGTLNDDQIGALVAFSYNVGVAAFKSSSALVAINKGDIKLAGDKLLLWNKGTVNGVKVELKGLTYRRMSERDLLVSGTLKYYNV, encoded by the coding sequence ATGGCTATTTCTCAAAAATCAATCGATTTAATAAAACATTATGAGAGTTTACACGATGGAGACCTCAGCAAAATTGGCATTCAACCCAAAATGGACCCATTAGGAATTTGGACAATTGGTTGGGGACATGCCATTTTTGACCCAATCAGCGGAAGGTTTGTGAAAGAAGCTGCAAACAAAAAAAGAGCAGAGGAATTGTTTCCTGATTTTAACTTACAGCAAGCAGAAGATTTACTAAAAAGGGATTTATCAACCTATGAAATTGAGGTTCGGAAATTGGTTCCGGGAACATTAAACGATGACCAGATTGGTGCCTTGGTGGCATTTTCTTACAATGTTGGCGTGGCTGCATTCAAATCTTCCAGCGCCTTGGTTGCCATCAATAAAGGAGATATTAAATTAGCCGGAGATAAGCTTCTATTATGGAATAAAGGAACTGTAAATGGTGTTAAGGTAGAATTAAAGGGACTTACCTACAGACGAATGAGTGAACGAGATTTGTTGGTATCCGGAACCTTGAAATATTACAATGTGTGA
- a CDS encoding S8 family peptidase yields the protein MKKIYFLFCLLFSFQMSFAGSTDFVAQTVIVKVKPFYRKQCKPNSVEVMRVKKVLSELQVNHTQLLFPQLKNVGKVDLSLVYELHYQSELDAQKAAELLMQTGIFEYAEPRYTSIPLYTPNDANIANQTHHTIIHSYEGWDLEQGDTNIVIGITDTSFDILHPDLSGNIKYNYADPAGNGDNDGDGYTDNYSGWDLANNDNTMYVSGNYHGTGVATFAGATTNNGIGVAGTGFKSKVMLIKVAPDANQNSITHGYEGIVYAVNHGCKVVNCSWGNTTYSQFAQDVINYATFDFDATIIASSGDSAGGVTKYYPASYAHVISVGGTDNNDCNFYQNNHAVDIVAPSLSLYGTASVAPGNPVYTSSGGNGTSFSAPLVSGAVALVRAHFPAMNALQAAEQVIVHADNIYGLSCNSALTDRLGVGRLNIYQALLGMNEPSVRMTDFLLDASNNQVAIAGQSTSMVCGFTNYLANATNVVVTLSTTASYISITQGVAALGDLNTLQATTNAATPFLFTVAANTPLNQKVEFKLSFVGDNGYTAYQYFEVDVNRDYMNIEVNNLATTVCTRGKIGYNTPYQQSGLGIAYKPLNDSSQVFLSTFMIGSAAGNVSDMGYSATPPAPEFDFQPVSRIVRTTTNASDFDTEATFNDNGAGGNALGVQVKQINHAWVSDPNKDFVIWEYHIKNNSANTLNDVYAGIFADWEVMGTNNKADFDINRQLAYAYNPSTPDVYMGIKLLEPSAGNCYNIDAIAGGSGGVDISDGFTGAEKYTSLSTSRNQAGGTSGNDIAQVMSAGPFDLAPGDSVKVSFAILGSLDLNSLQVSADQAQTAYNGIGVSAPVSKYSNSLKLFPNPAHQYVNVYGDLSGKDIQILDALGRTQHLDKTTIGPQLVKLSIAGLTPGVYVVKVGNEVRRLIVE from the coding sequence ATGAAAAAAATCTACTTCTTGTTTTGCCTGCTTTTTTCATTTCAAATGAGCTTTGCAGGATCAACCGACTTTGTAGCTCAAACAGTAATTGTAAAGGTAAAGCCTTTCTACCGAAAACAATGTAAACCCAATTCGGTTGAGGTGATGCGGGTGAAAAAAGTGTTATCTGAATTGCAGGTTAATCATACCCAATTACTTTTCCCTCAATTAAAAAACGTCGGTAAAGTTGATTTGAGTTTAGTTTATGAACTTCATTATCAAAGTGAACTAGATGCTCAAAAAGCTGCTGAATTGCTCATGCAAACCGGTATTTTCGAGTATGCCGAGCCTCGTTATACTTCCATTCCTTTATATACCCCTAACGATGCCAATATTGCGAATCAAACTCATCATACCATCATTCATTCCTATGAAGGATGGGATTTGGAACAAGGCGATACCAACATTGTAATCGGTATTACCGATACCAGTTTCGATATTCTTCACCCCGATTTGAGTGGTAATATCAAGTACAATTATGCTGACCCTGCCGGAAATGGCGACAACGATGGCGATGGCTATACTGATAATTATTCAGGTTGGGATTTGGCCAACAACGATAATACCATGTACGTGAGTGGAAATTACCATGGAACCGGTGTAGCTACTTTTGCCGGTGCAACTACTAATAATGGAATCGGAGTTGCCGGTACCGGATTTAAATCGAAAGTAATGCTAATTAAAGTGGCTCCGGATGCTAATCAAAATTCCATTACTCATGGCTATGAAGGTATTGTTTATGCCGTAAATCATGGCTGTAAAGTGGTTAATTGCTCCTGGGGTAATACCACCTATAGCCAATTTGCTCAAGATGTAATTAACTATGCTACCTTCGATTTTGATGCCACCATCATCGCCTCTTCCGGTGATTCGGCGGGTGGAGTTACTAAATATTATCCTGCATCCTATGCTCATGTAATAAGTGTGGGTGGTACCGATAACAACGATTGTAATTTTTACCAAAACAACCATGCAGTTGATATCGTTGCTCCTTCGCTTAGCCTTTATGGAACCGCTTCAGTTGCGCCCGGTAATCCGGTTTATACCTCCAGCGGTGGAAACGGAACCTCTTTTTCTGCACCATTGGTTTCAGGTGCAGTAGCCTTGGTTCGTGCCCATTTCCCTGCCATGAATGCTCTTCAAGCCGCAGAACAAGTCATCGTGCATGCCGATAATATTTATGGATTAAGTTGCAACTCTGCTCTTACCGATCGCTTGGGGGTTGGTCGATTGAATATTTACCAAGCTCTCTTGGGTATGAATGAACCCTCGGTTCGTATGACAGATTTTCTTTTAGATGCCTCTAATAACCAGGTTGCCATCGCAGGCCAATCCACTTCAATGGTTTGCGGGTTCACCAATTACCTGGCCAATGCTACCAATGTGGTGGTTACCTTATCTACAACTGCCAGTTATATTTCTATTACACAAGGTGTTGCAGCTTTAGGCGATTTAAATACCTTACAAGCAACCACAAACGCGGCTACTCCGTTTTTGTTTACAGTCGCTGCCAACACTCCGCTCAACCAAAAAGTAGAATTTAAGCTCAGTTTTGTTGGCGATAATGGTTATACTGCTTACCAGTATTTTGAAGTAGATGTAAACCGCGACTACATGAACATAGAAGTCAATAATTTGGCTACAACTGTTTGTACTCGCGGTAAAATTGGTTACAACACCCCTTATCAGCAAAGTGGTTTAGGAATTGCCTATAAGCCTTTGAACGATTCTTCTCAGGTATTTTTGAGCACATTTATGATTGGCAGTGCTGCCGGCAATGTTTCCGATATGGGTTATAGTGCAACTCCACCTGCTCCTGAATTTGATTTTCAGCCTGTTTCAAGAATAGTACGCACTACTACCAATGCCAGTGATTTTGATACTGAGGCCACCTTCAACGACAATGGCGCAGGTGGAAATGCCTTGGGTGTTCAGGTGAAACAAATTAACCACGCCTGGGTAAGTGATCCCAACAAAGATTTTGTAATATGGGAATACCATATCAAAAACAATAGTGCAAATACCCTCAACGATGTTTATGCCGGAATTTTTGCCGACTGGGAAGTTATGGGAACCAACAACAAAGCCGATTTCGATATCAATCGCCAGTTGGCTTATGCTTATAATCCATCAACCCCGGATGTGTATATGGGTATAAAATTGCTGGAGCCTTCAGCCGGTAATTGCTACAATATTGACGCCATTGCGGGCGGTAGCGGAGGCGTGGATATTTCTGATGGTTTTACCGGTGCAGAAAAGTACACCTCGCTTTCTACTTCCAGAAACCAGGCAGGCGGAACTTCAGGAAATGATATTGCCCAGGTAATGAGCGCAGGTCCATTCGACTTAGCTCCCGGCGATTCGGTTAAAGTTTCCTTTGCTATTCTGGGCTCTTTAGATTTGAATTCCTTACAGGTATCGGCCGATCAGGCTCAAACTGCCTACAATGGTATCGGTGTTTCAGCTCCTGTTTCCAAATATTCCAATAGCCTGAAATTGTTTCCAAATCCTGCTCATCAGTATGTAAATGTGTATGGCGATTTATCCGGAAAGGATATTCAGATTTTAGATGCCCTTGGCCGTACTCAGCACCTTGATAAAACTACCATTGGCCCTCAGTTGGTTAAACTTTCTATTGCCGGCTTAACTCCCGGAGTTTATGTAGTTAAAGTCGGAAATGAAGTTCGCCGTTTAATAGTAGAATAA
- the fumC gene encoding class II fumarate hydratase gives MSFRIEHDTMGEVKVPAEKYWGAQTERSRNNFKIGPEASMPKEVIYAFAYLKKAAAHANTELGILPAEKRDLISKVCDEILTGSLDGEFPLVIWQTGSGTQSNMNVNEVIANRGHVVQGGNLLDDKKVLHPNDDVNKAQSSNDTYPTAMHIAAYKQVVEITIPGLELLRDTLDAKAKAFAPIVKVGRTHFMDATPLTLGQEFSGYVQQINNGIRALKNALEAVRELALGGTAVGTGLNAPKGYDVLVAQKIAEFTGLPFITAPNKFEALAAHDAMVELSGALKRVAVSLMKIANDIRMLSSGPRSGIGEIIIPDNEPGSSIMPGKVNPTQPEAMTMVCAQVMGNDVAVSIGGATGHFELNVFKPLIAANVLQSARLIGDACVSFNDKCAVGIEANNEVIKKHLENSLMLVTALNPHIGYENAAKIAKTAHKQNKTLRQAAIDLGLLTDEQFTQWVRPEDMIGPK, from the coding sequence ATGAGTTTCAGAATCGAACACGATACCATGGGCGAGGTAAAAGTACCCGCCGAAAAATACTGGGGAGCCCAAACCGAACGTAGCCGAAACAACTTCAAAATTGGTCCGGAAGCTTCCATGCCAAAGGAAGTAATTTACGCCTTTGCTTACCTTAAAAAAGCGGCCGCCCACGCAAACACCGAACTTGGAATTCTCCCTGCCGAAAAAAGAGACCTCATCTCTAAAGTCTGCGACGAAATCCTTACCGGAAGCCTCGATGGCGAATTTCCTTTGGTAATCTGGCAAACCGGATCGGGTACACAAAGCAATATGAATGTCAACGAAGTAATCGCCAACCGCGGCCACGTGGTACAAGGTGGCAATTTACTAGACGATAAAAAAGTACTTCACCCCAACGATGATGTAAACAAAGCCCAAAGCTCCAACGATACCTACCCTACTGCTATGCATATTGCAGCATACAAACAAGTAGTAGAGATTACTATTCCGGGCTTGGAATTGTTGCGCGACACCCTCGATGCCAAAGCTAAAGCCTTTGCACCTATTGTAAAAGTTGGACGTACCCATTTTATGGATGCAACTCCTCTTACCCTTGGACAAGAGTTTTCAGGATATGTACAACAAATCAACAATGGTATACGTGCTCTTAAAAACGCCCTGGAAGCTGTTCGTGAACTGGCCCTAGGTGGAACCGCCGTAGGTACCGGACTAAACGCCCCCAAAGGTTACGATGTTTTGGTTGCCCAAAAAATCGCTGAATTCACCGGCCTTCCGTTCATTACTGCCCCAAATAAATTCGAAGCCCTGGCCGCCCACGATGCCATGGTAGAACTGAGCGGAGCATTGAAAAGAGTTGCCGTTTCCCTCATGAAAATCGCCAACGATATCCGTATGTTAAGCTCAGGCCCACGCAGCGGAATCGGTGAAATTATTATCCCCGACAACGAGCCTGGATCCTCTATCATGCCCGGAAAAGTAAATCCTACACAGCCCGAAGCCATGACCATGGTTTGTGCCCAGGTAATGGGAAATGATGTAGCCGTTTCTATAGGTGGCGCCACAGGTCATTTTGAACTAAACGTTTTCAAACCTCTCATCGCCGCCAATGTACTGCAAAGCGCCCGTTTGATAGGCGATGCATGCGTTTCATTCAATGATAAATGTGCCGTTGGAATTGAGGCAAATAACGAAGTTATTAAGAAACACTTGGAAAATTCTCTGATGTTGGTTACGGCTCTTAACCCGCATATTGGATACGAAAATGCCGCTAAAATTGCCAAAACAGCGCATAAACAAAACAAAACTCTTCGCCAGGCTGCCATCGACTTGGGTTTGCTCACCGACGAGCAATTCACCCAATGGGTAAGACCTGAAGATATGATCGGCCCAAAATAA
- a CDS encoding carboxypeptidase-like regulatory domain-containing protein, giving the protein MNTKSYTYLFLLCLLPLLGIGQIKISGKVVDKKNNTSLAFASVSLKKTNIGTTTNEKGEFELLLPEGSANDSIQFNYLGYLSQKIQVGKFKSGTIIRLEAQSVNLQEVVVRPLPPTHYILLAMRNIKNNYPNKPFQSIGYYHEKIWENNEPIDNAEAVFKSYYPNYASKSKNQHQLELFRKGKITELRFIRKKIDKRIAKQRKKDLKKGKEVDTRELAEMLELGGPETILQMDFIRETELFLDSHNFKKYEYKFGPSTTFQGKEVMVINFVAKRTVEHEKQKGSIYLENNSYAIVSIDYYSSIVIPLTAKPILFALGYEVENPHYRKKYSFREINDRWYPDYFHVDGAAKLTKKHLFDANEEANFKVEQLFSVSQIETKNAAAIPENVQYNPDKPFEGQVKTDPGMDWGKVNTVKR; this is encoded by the coding sequence TTGAATACCAAATCCTATACTTATTTATTTTTACTCTGCCTGCTCCCCCTGCTAGGCATTGGCCAAATAAAAATTTCAGGCAAAGTGGTTGATAAAAAAAATAACACTTCCTTAGCCTTTGCATCAGTTAGCCTTAAAAAAACAAATATAGGAACCACCACCAACGAAAAAGGAGAATTTGAACTCCTTCTGCCCGAAGGTTCTGCAAATGATTCTATTCAATTCAATTACCTGGGTTACCTGAGTCAAAAAATACAGGTAGGCAAATTTAAGTCAGGTACTATCATCCGTCTCGAAGCTCAATCGGTTAACCTTCAGGAGGTCGTTGTCCGTCCCCTTCCACCAACGCATTACATCTTGCTGGCAATGCGGAATATCAAAAACAATTACCCCAATAAACCTTTTCAAAGCATAGGCTATTATCACGAGAAAATCTGGGAAAACAATGAACCCATCGATAATGCCGAAGCTGTTTTTAAAAGCTATTATCCTAATTATGCCTCGAAGTCTAAAAACCAACACCAACTAGAACTTTTTCGAAAAGGGAAAATCACTGAACTACGTTTTATCCGAAAAAAAATAGATAAACGCATCGCTAAACAACGAAAAAAAGACCTTAAAAAAGGAAAAGAAGTAGATACCAGAGAATTAGCCGAAATGCTTGAACTCGGCGGTCCGGAAACCATCCTCCAAATGGATTTTATTCGTGAAACCGAATTGTTTCTGGATAGCCATAACTTTAAAAAATATGAATACAAATTCGGCCCATCCACCACCTTTCAGGGCAAAGAGGTTATGGTTATAAACTTTGTAGCCAAACGAACAGTGGAGCATGAAAAACAAAAAGGCAGCATTTATCTCGAAAACAATTCCTACGCCATTGTTAGTATTGATTACTATTCCTCCATCGTAATTCCGTTAACCGCTAAACCCATCCTATTTGCCCTTGGTTACGAAGTTGAAAACCCTCATTACCGAAAAAAATACTCTTTTAGGGAAATTAATGATCGGTGGTATCCCGATTATTTTCATGTAGATGGAGCTGCCAAACTAACCAAAAAGCACCTCTTCGACGCCAATGAAGAAGCCAATTTTAAAGTTGAACAGCTTTTCTCAGTTTCTCAAATCGAAACCAAAAACGCAGCCGCTATTCCTGAAAACGTGCAATACAATCCGGATAAACCTTTCGAAGGCCAGGTAAAAACAGACCCGGGTATGGATTGGGGAAAAGTGAATACTGTGAAAAGATAA